The Leptospira neocaledonica DNA window TTCCGCGACCAATATTTTGAGAGGCTCGGCTTTCATGTGTTCTCGGAATTTTAGGATAAATAGAACCAGGAGGTCAAGCACTTGAGTGCTTATAGATCTGCACCCGGAAGGTGGGTTTGTTTTTGAAAATTCGATACTCTCTGATTCATGAAACGAATTTTAGAATTTTTTTTGGCTTTGATTGCGCTTGTAGTATTTTCTCCGGTTTACCTTGGGATCTGTCTGTTGTTCTCAGTTTTCGAGCATGGTCCGATTTTCTTCCTACAAGAAAGGGTAGGGGTAGGAAAGAAGATATTCTGGATCTGGAAATTCAGAACCTTAAAAAATGGAACTCCAACTTTTATAGGTTCTTTTTTGAGAAGTACGGGCTTAGACGAGCTTCCTCAGATCTGGAATATTTTGAAGGGAGATATGAGTATCGTAGGCCCTCGTCCTTTGACTGGACAAGATATTTTACGATTGGGTTGGGAAGGAGAAGGTTTGGCTCGAAGATGGTCCGTTCGTCCGGGAATCACGGGACTTTCGCAACTATATTCAGGCAGAGGATCCAAATATTCTCTTTGTTTCGATCTTTCTTATCTAAAAAGAGGGAGTTTTATCTTAGATCTTAAAATCGTACTTTTAACTTTGGTGATGAATCTTTTCGGAAAGAAAGGAATTAGAAATTTATTATGGACTCGCCTTGAAAAAAGAGATCGAGGATTTTATTGGGGAAATTGGGCCAAACATTTTAGAAAGAATGCGGATCGTCCTTATCCTGTTGTACAAGAGCAGGTCATCGGATTTATTCCTCAAAAACGACTTCCGGTTGCTAAATCTCTGGCGATCTTCCAGTTGGGAGAAGCCGGAGAAGGTCGGATCGCAAAAGATATAGATCATATAAATATTTATGGAGTGGATTCGAATTATCGACAGGCACTTAAACTTTTTGTAAAAGAAGAAGGTAGACATGCGCGTATCTTAGGGGACTGCATCCGTGCATTAAGGGGAGAACTGATCCAGAGTAATTGGACAGAAAAACTTTTTCATTTTGGCAGAAGGCTCGTAGGAACCAGGCTCAAACTGATGGTGTTATTGGTCGCAGAAGTAATCGGGATCTGCTTTTACAAAAAAATCGCAGAGAAAATCCCATTCGGTTCCGTAAAAAATGCCTTACTCCATATCGCAGAAGATGAAGAAAAACATCTGATCTTTCATAGTACGTTTTTTAGTATCCGACTCAAAAATCCAATCACTCGGTTTCTTTTCAAGGTCATATGGAGATTTCTTTCTTTCGCTGCTTGTATTTCGGTTTTAATAGACCATCGCAAAACATTCAAAGCTTTGGAGATTCCTATTAGAGACTGTTATTTTCAGTTTATGAATATTTCCCGAACTACGGAGAGAAAGATCCTCCGAACTTTTTTCGTTTGAGGAATTTCTTTTATGCATATGGTTTTAGTGTTTAGAAAGAAAATTTTCGGATACGGATTTGAATGCGAAGAGAGGAAATTTGCTTACGAATTAGATCGAACCCGAGTCCGTCTGGATCGGTATTTGCTAGAAAATCATATTCCAAAAAGATTCTTTGCAGAGAAATACGAAAGTTTTGGAAAAGTTCTTAAAGGATTTATTGGTTTTTTTGAGGAAGCACCTTCTGATTTTCCTGAAAAATTGGAAGAAGCAGAGATCGAAACAGGGAAGTATTTGAAATTTGGAAATTCTTTTACAGTTAATAGAGTCGATAAGAGTAATACGTCGTTTTGTGTTGACAAAAGAATTCACGCTTACTTGGAAGAAAACAATATCAGAACCGATTGGATGAGATTTTCTTCCGGGAGAAATTCCTATCTTAGGATAATTAATTAGATAATTATAATATATTTTGGATTAGTGCCGCGCAACGGATCGTAGCGGAAATCCCGCGTAGCGGATTGGAGCGTAGAGCCGGGTGCTCGCCGAAGCGGCGAGCATGCGCCCTTATTCTTAATTCCAGCTAAAAGAGCCGGATTTATCGAATTTGAATAAGACAGGACCTGTTCCGATTTCGGGGGCTTCGGTGGTTGCCTTGCCGCTGAGTCGGAATGCGGCGGATCTTTTGGAGACTGCGTTTGCGATTCCTTGGGTGACCGTTCCGAGTGGGAAGGAGGTGCGAACACTTAGAATGGATTCTTGTCCTTGGTTTTCGATCCGGACAGGCTGGCCTGTTAGGAATTTTTCTTTTTCGAGCGTGAGCTCAAATTCAAATTCAGAAAATTGTAATCTAGATGTGGCTCTGTTTTTCAATACGATTTGGAATTCGGTGTCTACTTTTAAATCGAGCGCCGATAATCCTGCGGCGACTGCTGATCCAGGGGATTTTTTCTGAGGGCCGAGCAATGTGTCTAAGAATGTCGTGGCTTTTTTGGCTAGATCTTCCGTGCCTGCGGAACTTAAGATGGTAGAAGGGTCCGGCTTGATAATTTTGAAATTTCGGATCTCTATGTCAGGAAGAACAGCGGGGATTTTTCTTTCTTCTTCGAATGGAAAGTCGAGTGACGCAGCACCTGCGATAGATCTGTATTTTTCAGGGATAGGAAGTGACACGACTCCTTGCACTTTGACTACTAAGTCGATCTTTCCCGGAACTTTTTTATAAAGTGCAGCGAGATCATCGTAGGCGAATGTTAGATCTACAGGAACCGGTTTGGTGGAATTTCCATTAACGGTAGGTATTTTGGTTTTTGCCTTCGTGAATTGTTGCCCTTCGATCAGGATATTAATTTCTAAATTGGTTGCGGGCAACGCGATCGGATATGGATTTTTTACTTTTGAATCCACTCTAAGTTTGATTTCGGATAGATTGATCTCTGCAATCGAAACTTTTTCCAAGACGAAGGAAGGTTTGTCCAGGTCTTCGATCTTTTCTTTTACTTTTTTTAAATCAACTTTTTGTAATTGAGCACAACCGAATAGAAGGTTTGCTGCAAGAGTAATTCCGATATAGGCATATAAGGAAGTTTTTTGGATCATAAACTCCTCCGTGAAAGTGGAGTCTTTATTTAGGATTTATTGATTATTGGGAACTAAGTTTTGGATATTTGGAAATAAAAAATGAAATTTTGAGATCAGCAGAATGGTTTGTTGCAAGTAAAATTTAATTGGATGGCGATGTTGGAATTCCAACATCGCGGAAGGTCAGAAATCGTTTAAAATTGGCACTGAGAATTCGGCGGATAGCTAGGATTCTTAGTGTAACATTGAGTGTTTTGTGTCGAAGGGTCTATCAAGGATAATAGTTTTAAAATGCCTACAGGATAACTCGCATTTTGAATATATCCGTTGCTCCAATCGATTTTGTAATTTCCATAGTTATCAGAAGGTATTATGGTCCCTTTCAAAGTTGTGTATGCTCCGGTCCCGCCTTGTTGCGTGCAAGATCGGATCGTGTTCGATTGGATTTCTAACCAAGCAGTGGCATTCGGCCCGCCGTCAGCGCAACTAAATACTAATACCCATTTTCCATCCAAATTTATCCGCGAATCTTTTAGATCTTCGGTTTTCTCTTTACAACCGGCGAACATCAATATTACAAAGAGTACTGTTAATATTCCTAAACGTTTCATTTGTTGCTACTTTTCCTTTGTTTTTCGTTTGATTTATAGAAAAACAAAGCTACAAATTTAGCAAAACCGAAGAGAAGTCAATAAATAATTAATTATTAGAATATTAAAAAATAGTATTATTTAATATTCAGCAAATTTGAATTTATGAAATAAAAAAGGGCCGTTAGGCCCTCTTTTACCGCTATTTTTTCTTTTTCGAACCGGTCCCTTTCTTAGGTTTGGACTCCACTTCCTGGGCCCATTCGCTCAAGGAAGATTGATTATGATTCGTTGATACAGCAGCGCTTCCCGAATGAGCAGCACCTTCACTATGGATCGTAGCGGTCATATCAGGGCGGAACTTACCTTCTATCCATTCTCTGAACTTATCGATACCACCGAAGATAGAAGGAACCACAATCAATGTAACTAACGTGGAGAGGATCAAACCTCCGATGATTGCGATACCCATTGCAGTTCTGGATTTTGCGGCTTCTCCGAGACCCAATGCGATCGGAACAGTTCCCATGATCATCGCGATGGATGTCATTAAGATAGGACGTAATCTCACAAGTCCTGCTTCGAAGATTGCTTCGTCTCTGGTGATTCCTCTTTCTCTCACAGCTTGCATCGCATAGTCTACGAGTAAGATCGAGTTTTTGGCCACGAGTCCCATGAGAAGGATGAGTCCGATCATAGAGAATATATTTAACATTTCTCCCGTTAAGAACAGAGCGAAGAATGCTCCGGAAATTGCAGGAGGGATCGCAAATAAGATCGTGATCGGAGTGATGAAAGATTCATAAAGAGAAGCAAGAACCAAGTATATGAATACCAAAGCAAGACCGAAGGCTACGATGATATTCAGGAATAGCTCTTTTAAATCTTCCGACTGACCTTGGAAATTAAAACGAACTCCCGGCGGAGGAGGGATTTCCTTAGTCAGGATCTTAGTAGCTTCTTCCATTGCGGTACCGATCGCACCACCTGGTGCTAGGTTTGCGTTGACCACTACGGCTCTTGCCCTATCGATACGGTTAATTCGAGAAGGTCCTAAGTTTTCTTTACCAGTACTGATTGCTGCCAAAGGGATCAATTTGTTCGCGATATTTGGAACCTTGGTTTGGGTATATGCCGCTCTCAAGTTCCTTTGATCGTGCGTAAGCCTCATGCGGACTTCGTATTCGATTCCCTTATCGTAAAACTTACTGACCTGGTCTCCGGCGATCTGGTATCTTAATTCTGAACCTGCGACCCCTGGAAGAACACCTACCAATTGCATTTTAGAATTATCTAAAACAATTTGATATTCCGGTTTACCACCTCTAAAGTCAGAGTCTATATCCGCGAGGTCTTTGATACCTTTCAATCTTTCTATTACTTTTTTAGAATATGCTTCTACTTCTTCCAAGTTGTTCCCTTTAAGAACTAATTGGAACGGATACTGCACTCCGCCACCTACTGCGGAATAATCCGAGACTGCAGGCCTTGCATAATCAAAAGCCTTTAACATAGTACGGATCTCTTCTTTGACTGTGGTAGTGTCCCTGGACCTTTTTTTGGAAGAAACAAGTGCGATTGCTAACACAGCAGTGTTCGGTTCTCCGCCATCCGGTTTACCGATGGTGATTGCGATCTTATCCATCTCCGGGAATTTTTGGAGTTCGGCTAAAACTTTATCCGAAACGTCTTTAGTTCCCTGCAAACTAGTGCCCGGAGGAAGGTCCAAGGTTACCATAAATTCACCTTGGTCATTCGCAGGTAAGAATGTCTTTTTCACAAAAGCACAACTCACGAAGGAAAGAATAAAAATTAGGAAAGTAAGAAGGATGATCTTTCCTGGATGCGCCAATGCGTAATGCATTGTGATCTTATAAATTTTTTCGAGCCAAGTTTGGAAACGATCGAAAGCTTCCACCGCAGCATTCTTCTTATCGTGGGTGAGTTTTCCTGCAAAGTAAGCGGACAACATTGGAGCCACAAAAAGACCGTCGAAAAGGGAGATGATCATGGCAAAGACTACAGTCAATCCGAACTGTTTGAAGAACTGGCCGACAATTCCTGATAAAAACCCTACCGGGAAGAATACCGCGATCACCGTTAAGGAAGTTCCGATAACTGCAAGAGCCACTTCCATGGTTCCTTTTTCAGCGGCTTCCATTACGGTCGCACCTTCTTCCAATTTTCGGAAGATGTTTTCCCGGACCACAATCGCATCGTCGACCAAAAGACCTACTGCGAGAGATAAGGCCAACAGCGTCATAACGTTGATCGTGAATCCCATCACCCACATGATGATGAATGCTCCTAACAAAGAGTTAGGCAATGCAAGACCGGTGATGATAGTAGATCTTAAGTTTCCTAAGAAGAAATAAACGGTGATAACCGCAAGAAGGATCCCTAAAACGATGGCTTCCGTAACATCTTCTACGTTATATCGGATCCATCTGGAACCGTCGCGGATCAATCTGATCTTAGGTTTTCCTTCTAAAGGTTGGATATCCGCATTTAACTTATCTATTCTTTTTAAGACCTCGTCTGCAACGGATACTGTGTTTGCTCCGGATTGTTTGTATACGTCGATGAATAATGCAGGTTTAAGTTCCTTCTCTACGACAGCACCTTTATTGCCGCCGAAAAGTCTTTTGATCCGTTTAGGGACCTGAGTTACCCAAATGATAGGATGAGTTAAAAGGCCTACATCCTCTTCTTCCACCTCGTCACTTTTGGAAGCCCAAAGATATCCTAATGTTTCTTCGTCTTCCGTTCCGTCTCGTACAGTTCCTAATTGTTTAATGAGTACAGAATTACCAACATCTCCTCCGAAGGAAACGATCGTATTTTCGATTTGAGAAAGACTTTCATATCTACCTAATGTTCTATAAGAAGTTTCTTTTGCACCGGAATCAAATTTACCAACCGGAACGTTTAAGCCTGCGGTTTTTAATCGGTTAGCGATCACTACCATCGGCATTTGATAAGAAACTAATTTATTTCTATCTAATTCGATTTGGATCTCTCTTCTGGTGCCTCCGACTAATTTAACGGAACCAACGCCGGCAATCTGTTCCAACTTCGCCTTAACGGTTTCTTTGGCTAAATCATACATTTTTGCCTGATTTAAATCTGCAAACACTGCCAAACGAATGATCGGTTGGTCTGCAGGGTCGAAACGAACTACTTTAGGTTCTTTGATACCGTCAGGAAGTTTGGGACGAACCGATGCAGTCTTATCCCGAAATTGTTGTTCTGCATATTTGATGTCTGTAGAAAGAGTGAATTCACCTAAAACTACGGAAACACCTTCCTGGTTACGAGAAGTGATCTTTTTCAAACCTGCAATGGAAGAAAGTTCTTCTTCCAAAGGTTTAGAGATTAATTCCTCGATCTCTTCCGGACCCGCTCCCGGATAGATCGTAGTTACGGTCACCACCGGGATATTTACATCCGGAAAAAGATCCACTCCCATCTTGCTTAGGGAGAAGATACCAGTGATCAACATAAGGATTACAAGACTGGTAATAAATATGGGACGTTTAATAGAGAGGAGCGCGATATTCAAGTTGCCTCCGGAGTGTCCTAACGTTTCGAAAATCGAATGAAGGATCTGCTCAGAGGTCCATTGCGATCTATTCCTGAATTTTCGAAAACAAATTCGCGGACCGCGGTTCGGAAATTTCAAAAGAAAGGTTTTGGGATCGTACTAAGTGTTTGAGCTTAAGATTAAGGAGACAAAATTAGAAACGAACATCAGATGAAATTTCTCGAATGATTCTAAACTTCCCTAGACGAGAGTCGGGTGGATGGCCGACTCAGCTTCGCTGACCGGGCTGCTTCGGGTTCGCTCACGCTCATCCTTTCAGGACGCTTCGCGCCCTATGCATCCCTGTCGGGTTTGTTAAACGAAAATTATTAGTAAATTCTACGAATTGCCTGAGAGATCCTTTGCACATTATCCTTCGTCAAGTTAGGATAAATCGGAATGCAATGACCTCTTTGGTACAGCCTTTCTCCGTTCGGGAAATCCGAATTGGAAAGTTCTAAAATATGATGGATCGGTTCTGCAACTGTTCTACGAGTCCCAATTTGTAAAGAACGGAAGTATCTTTCTACCTGCTCGTAATTACCTGGAGCTATGATTACGAAACGGTTGAAAGTTTCCGAATTCGGATCGTTAAAATGAGAACCTACTTGTGACCCTTGGATAGATTGCAGATAAACTTGAGCGATCTTTCTTTTTCTTTCTAAGATCACACCAAGATTGGATAATTGTTCGATGCCTAAAGCCGCTTGGTAATCGATCATATCATAATCCAATCTAGGCTGGCCTTCTTTACGTGGATAAGGATCTTTGCCATCTTTTCTGGCTCTGATCTTTTTCGCTATGGAATCATCATCCGTACAGATCAAAGCGCCATTTCCGGTAGTGATCAGATATTCAATAGAAAGACCACAAATGGAAATTTTTCCCTGTTTACCGGGAGTGAAGGTTTCGGTTCTCGCACCTACAGTTTCCGAAAAATCTTCGATTACAGGACGGTTTTTGAAATCATATTTGGAGAAGTCCGCCAAAGATCCGAAAGTATGATCTAGAACCACTGCTTTTACGGATTCGTCTTCCAGAGCGGAAGCCAATCTTTCCGGACAAATATGGAAAGAATGTTTTCCCATATCCACAACCAAAGGTTGTGCTTGCATTAAGAAAATTGCATCTAGAGCGGCAAGAGGAGCGAATGTGGAGATAGCGATCTTATCTCCAGGTTGGATCTCCAATGCCAATAAAGATAGGTGATACGCAGCAGTTAAACTGTTTGCGGAAATTACCTGTTTGGTTCTGAAAGTAGAGGAGAAGGCCTTCTCAAATTTATGGGTCACAGAACCGGAAGCGAGATGGTCTTCTACCAACGCCTCTAAAACGGTTTTCAGATCTTCCCGAGAAAGAGTGGGTTTATGGAATTCGATATCGGTCTTTTTCCGGCTTGGTTTCTCTAAAACTTCGGTTTCCGCGCTCATCTTCCCTTCTCAGGTTCCAGTAATTTTATTATGTCGCATTGTAACCCATGTACTTGGCTCGTAAAGATCTTTTTCAAAATCTCCGGAGCTGGCTATCCCACGGATTGCAAATGCAAATAAATAGAATACCAGCGGAAATGTCTAGACGTTTTCGTACAAGAAAAAAAAGAGACCCTCAATCTCCGAAAATTTTCCTGCGGAGCCCGATCCAGATTTCAGGCAAATAAGCCCCAATAATGATCAAAGCCAGACCTGTATAGGTCCATGTATTAAATAAAGCGTATTCACTGCCACGAAGAGTGGCAACATTGATGATAGATGTCCACCATCCGAGTAAAATAAGAATAAGACCTACAAAATTCGGAAGAAGAAACCCGATAATTTTACCCATACATACCTCTCTAAAATGTCCGGATGACTCATATAATTAAAGTCTGAGGAAGTTTGTTCCTACATCAAAACGAGAGAATTATCGAGATTGGATCATACTCTTCAAGTTGTTTTTTGGGACTTTCTCCGAATTCAAAAACAGGACGGAGATTTTTCCTTGCCCCAAGACTTTACGAAAACTAGAATTTAGAAACGAGCCATGAAAGAAGAACTAGACAAAGATATAGATCAGGAAATCGAGCCTAGGGAGATGAATCCCACAGAATACAGGCTTCTCACATTATTATTCAATTTTTTCAGATTTCCGGAAGGGATAACTCTTAGCTCCTTGAGAAAGATCATGGAGGGATTTTACGATAACGAAAACAGAGACTCGGACAGAAGGAAATTATCCAGAGATATAGAAGAGTTAGGCGCCCTAGGATTTTATATCAAATATTATCCTCAAAAGAATGGGAAAGATTTCGTATACGTACTCGTAAAAGATCCACTTTCAAAAACTCTGGAATTCACTGAAGAAGAGCTGAGAGAAATTTCCGCACTATTATTAAAAGGATATTCAGAAGCACCAAAATACGAACTCTATACCGCCGCTCGAAAAATATTCGCAGGAGATCTGGAATACTTTCCTGAAATGATCGAAAACCCCGAGGAAAATTCAGAAGAGTTGGGAGAAACCGCATTTCAAATATTAGAAGCACTCAAAAATCACACTCCGATCCGGATCAAATATTATAAAACTTTTCCGGAAGATTCTTATCTGAAAGAGGCGGATCCGATCCGATTGATCCGAAAAGGGGGCCAGGATCATTATTTGCTCGCGTACGACAGGGAAGAAAAAGTTAAAAAAAGATTCCTTCTTCCAAAGATCTTATCCGTGGAACTCCTACAAGGAGATCCACTCTACCAGGCAAGAGGCGCCAAAAAAGAAACAGAAGAGGATCTGATTGTACATGCCGGATTATTTCCCGTCCACGAATCCAAAAATGTGGAGTGGATCTGCAAAGAAGAAGGTCTTGTAAAAGCAAAACTATTCCTGACAGGAATCAAATATGCCGAAGAGAAAAATAAACTCAGTTTTCAATCCACCAATCTGGAAGGATTATTGCCATTCTTATGGAGATGGCCGGATGCGATCGAAACAGTTCTTCCTGAAGAATTGAACTCGGTCTTTCGAAACTCGGTAAAACAGATCTCGGAACTCTACGAAAAAGTATAAAAAACTATCACATGAAACTTAAGAACATTCTATTCTCTTTATTTTCCCTACAAATCCTACTCACACTCGTGATGAAATACTTCTCCTACCAAGGAGATCTATCTCCGGAGCTACATGAAAGAATTCTAAAGTATTTTTCCCAAGAAGATATAAATTCAGGGATAGATTACGAAAGAAGAGGATTTTTTGTCTCCATTATAGGTTCCCTACTCGATTTTGCTTTGGCAGGAGCATTTGTATTTACTCCTATTTCAGTAAAGTTAGAGGAATACTTCGGTAAAAAAACGGGAAATAGATTTTATCTTACAGTAATTCTATTCTTTGTTTCTTTTTATGTTTTAGAATTTATCATTTCTTTACCATTCAGTTATTATTTCGGCTATGTGATAGAACACGAATTCCAATTCTCCAATATGAACGTAACTGATTGGATCTTATTTAAGGCAAAATCCTTCGGACTAGGATTTATATTTGGCGGACTAGTTGTTCTTGTAGTAGCATTCGTATTCAAAAATCTTCCACGTGCTTGGAAATATATACTTCCGATTTTATCCTTGGGTTTTGGACTTCTCATGTCTGTATTGTACCCAATCATCATCACGCCTATCTTTTACGATTACGGCCCCATCCAAGAAGGAAGTTTAAAAACAAAAATATTAGCACTGAGTCAAAAAGCGAATATCCAAGTAGAGAATATTTACGTAATCAACGAGAGCAAATATTCAGGCCACACGAACGCGTACTTCACAGGTTGGGGAGAAAGTAAAAAGATCTTCTTGTACGATACGCTTATCCAAAATCATACGGAAGAAGAAGTGGTAAGCGTGCTCGGACATGAAATAGGTCACTGGGTCCATAATCACCAGATGATAGAGATAGCACTCAGCACCTTGGAAACCTTCTTATTGTGTTTCTTATTAGGATACGTATTTCAAAGAGTAAAAGAAGAAGGTCAAATCCCTTTAAAAGAATTTTATTCTCCTTCTACCTTGCCGTTTTTGTTTTTGATATTATCTCTTGTGGGAACAGTGCTCGGGCCTTTCTCGGCAACACTTTCCAGAGTTCTGGAAACCCAAGCAGATAGAGAAGCACTCGTGTTAACCAACGACAAAAAATCATTCATTAGCACAGAGATCAAATTGGCAAAAGACAATAAATCCAGATTGAATCCTCATAAACTGGAAGTCATTTTTGAACATTCGCATCCTACAACTTTAGAAAGGATCGAGTTCGCAGAAGGCTGGAAATAGATTTAAAATTTCTATTTTGATATAAAAATAGTTGTGTAGATCTTAATTTACAGTAATCATTATTCCGTTAATCCTTTTAAAATGCTCTTTACGACATATGCAGTAAAAGACATATCCCAGAGATGTGGAAAATTATCCAATCTCC harbors:
- a CDS encoding DegT/DnrJ/EryC1/StrS family aminotransferase; the protein is MSAETEVLEKPSRKKTDIEFHKPTLSREDLKTVLEALVEDHLASGSVTHKFEKAFSSTFRTKQVISANSLTAAYHLSLLALEIQPGDKIAISTFAPLAALDAIFLMQAQPLVVDMGKHSFHICPERLASALEDESVKAVVLDHTFGSLADFSKYDFKNRPVIEDFSETVGARTETFTPGKQGKISICGLSIEYLITTGNGALICTDDDSIAKKIRARKDGKDPYPRKEGQPRLDYDMIDYQAALGIEQLSNLGVILERKRKIAQVYLQSIQGSQVGSHFNDPNSETFNRFVIIAPGNYEQVERYFRSLQIGTRRTVAEPIHHILELSNSDFPNGERLYQRGHCIPIYPNLTKDNVQRISQAIRRIY
- a CDS encoding sugar transferase — translated: MKRILEFFLALIALVVFSPVYLGICLLFSVFEHGPIFFLQERVGVGKKIFWIWKFRTLKNGTPTFIGSFLRSTGLDELPQIWNILKGDMSIVGPRPLTGQDILRLGWEGEGLARRWSVRPGITGLSQLYSGRGSKYSLCFDLSYLKRGSFILDLKIVLLTLVMNLFGKKGIRNLLWTRLEKRDRGFYWGNWAKHFRKNADRPYPVVQEQVIGFIPQKRLPVAKSLAIFQLGEAGEGRIAKDIDHINIYGVDSNYRQALKLFVKEEGRHARILGDCIRALRGELIQSNWTEKLFHFGRRLVGTRLKLMVLLVAEVIGICFYKKIAEKIPFGSVKNALLHIAEDEEKHLIFHSTFFSIRLKNPITRFLFKVIWRFLSFAACISVLIDHRKTFKALEIPIRDCYFQFMNISRTTERKILRTFFV
- a CDS encoding M48 family metallopeptidase, which produces MKLKNILFSLFSLQILLTLVMKYFSYQGDLSPELHERILKYFSQEDINSGIDYERRGFFVSIIGSLLDFALAGAFVFTPISVKLEEYFGKKTGNRFYLTVILFFVSFYVLEFIISLPFSYYFGYVIEHEFQFSNMNVTDWILFKAKSFGLGFIFGGLVVLVVAFVFKNLPRAWKYILPILSLGFGLLMSVLYPIIITPIFYDYGPIQEGSLKTKILALSQKANIQVENIYVINESKYSGHTNAYFTGWGESKKIFLYDTLIQNHTEEEVVSVLGHEIGHWVHNHQMIEIALSTLETFLLCFLLGYVFQRVKEEGQIPLKEFYSPSTLPFLFLILSLVGTVLGPFSATLSRVLETQADREALVLTNDKKSFISTEIKLAKDNKSRLNPHKLEVIFEHSHPTTLERIEFAEGWK
- a CDS encoding LEA type 2 family protein — its product is MIQKTSLYAYIGITLAANLLFGCAQLQKVDLKKVKEKIEDLDKPSFVLEKVSIAEINLSEIKLRVDSKVKNPYPIALPATNLEINILIEGQQFTKAKTKIPTVNGNSTKPVPVDLTFAYDDLAALYKKVPGKIDLVVKVQGVVSLPIPEKYRSIAGAASLDFPFEEERKIPAVLPDIEIRNFKIIKPDPSTILSSAGTEDLAKKATTFLDTLLGPQKKSPGSAVAAGLSALDLKVDTEFQIVLKNRATSRLQFSEFEFELTLEKEKFLTGQPVRIENQGQESILSVRTSFPLGTVTQGIANAVSKRSAAFRLSGKATTEAPEIGTGPVLFKFDKSGSFSWN
- a CDS encoding efflux RND transporter permease subunit; amino-acid sequence: MNIALLSIKRPIFITSLVILMLITGIFSLSKMGVDLFPDVNIPVVTVTTIYPGAGPEEIEELISKPLEEELSSIAGLKKITSRNQEGVSVVLGEFTLSTDIKYAEQQFRDKTASVRPKLPDGIKEPKVVRFDPADQPIIRLAVFADLNQAKMYDLAKETVKAKLEQIAGVGSVKLVGGTRREIQIELDRNKLVSYQMPMVVIANRLKTAGLNVPVGKFDSGAKETSYRTLGRYESLSQIENTIVSFGGDVGNSVLIKQLGTVRDGTEDEETLGYLWASKSDEVEEEDVGLLTHPIIWVTQVPKRIKRLFGGNKGAVVEKELKPALFIDVYKQSGANTVSVADEVLKRIDKLNADIQPLEGKPKIRLIRDGSRWIRYNVEDVTEAIVLGILLAVITVYFFLGNLRSTIITGLALPNSLLGAFIIMWVMGFTINVMTLLALSLAVGLLVDDAIVVRENIFRKLEEGATVMEAAEKGTMEVALAVIGTSLTVIAVFFPVGFLSGIVGQFFKQFGLTVVFAMIISLFDGLFVAPMLSAYFAGKLTHDKKNAAVEAFDRFQTWLEKIYKITMHYALAHPGKIILLTFLIFILSFVSCAFVKKTFLPANDQGEFMVTLDLPPGTSLQGTKDVSDKVLAELQKFPEMDKIAITIGKPDGGEPNTAVLAIALVSSKKRSRDTTTVKEEIRTMLKAFDYARPAVSDYSAVGGGVQYPFQLVLKGNNLEEVEAYSKKVIERLKGIKDLADIDSDFRGGKPEYQIVLDNSKMQLVGVLPGVAGSELRYQIAGDQVSKFYDKGIEYEVRMRLTHDQRNLRAAYTQTKVPNIANKLIPLAAISTGKENLGPSRINRIDRARAVVVNANLAPGGAIGTAMEEATKILTKEIPPPPGVRFNFQGQSEDLKELFLNIIVAFGLALVFIYLVLASLYESFITPITILFAIPPAISGAFFALFLTGEMLNIFSMIGLILLMGLVAKNSILLVDYAMQAVRERGITRDEAIFEAGLVRLRPILMTSIAMIMGTVPIALGLGEAAKSRTAMGIAIIGGLILSTLVTLIVVPSIFGGIDKFREWIEGKFRPDMTATIHSEGAAHSGSAAVSTNHNQSSLSEWAQEVESKPKKGTGSKKKK
- a CDS encoding helix-turn-helix transcriptional regulator, with amino-acid sequence MKEELDKDIDQEIEPREMNPTEYRLLTLLFNFFRFPEGITLSSLRKIMEGFYDNENRDSDRRKLSRDIEELGALGFYIKYYPQKNGKDFVYVLVKDPLSKTLEFTEEELREISALLLKGYSEAPKYELYTAARKIFAGDLEYFPEMIENPEENSEELGETAFQILEALKNHTPIRIKYYKTFPEDSYLKEADPIRLIRKGGQDHYLLAYDREEKVKKRFLLPKILSVELLQGDPLYQARGAKKETEEDLIVHAGLFPVHESKNVEWICKEEGLVKAKLFLTGIKYAEEKNKLSFQSTNLEGLLPFLWRWPDAIETVLPEELNSVFRNSVKQISELYEKV